In the genome of Amaranthus tricolor cultivar Red isolate AtriRed21 chromosome 15, ASM2621246v1, whole genome shotgun sequence, one region contains:
- the LOC130800986 gene encoding protein MAIN-LIKE 1-like: MTIMLHDVQRILGIGINGSLPTEPSDHDWQLGLAGLFGEPLSELRAKGHFTSGSINVGSLLQLCHRSQSGDTQATAYFMAIVGSTLLVDKTRVGMRPHPVLAVAADQADIAWGALTLAHLYRQLGLASRIGCRTISGCLTLLQTWIYEYFPAFRPHPHPADMANKTRAEIWSPKKPIRELSRLRDCRSKLDAMTERQVEWNPYMTSGSALLNEHPRTTYIGGITCFDIVEVYLPERTVRQLSFAQDIPPAPLRPT; encoded by the exons ATGACtataatgttgcacgacgtgcaacgcatcttaGGGATTGGCATTAACGGTTCACTTCCCACTGAACCGTCTGATCATGACTGGCAGCTAGGCCTGGCTGGCCTTTTTGGGGAGCCATTGTCGGAGCTGCGTGCGAAGGGGCACTTCACCAGCGGTAGCATTAACGTTGGTTcactgttgcagctatgccaccgcTCTCAGTCTGGAGATACTCAAGCTACTGCCTACTTCATGGCTATAGTGGGTTCTACGCTgctcgtggataagactagagtcgggatgcgTCCTCACCCTGTTCTTGCTGTCGCCGCTGATCAGGCTGACATTGCTTGGGGTGCATTGACGCTTGCACACttgtatcgccaactgggttTGGCGTCAAGGATTGGGTGCAGGACTATTTCTGGTTGTCTGACCCTGTTACAGAcctggatttacgagtacttcccagCCTTTCGCCCCCATCCGCATCCAGCTGACATGGCCAACAAGACTAGGGCAGAGATATGGTCCCCGAAGAAGCCAATCCGTGAGCTTAGTAGATTGAGAGACTGTAGGAGCAAACTGGACGCCATGACAGAGAGacag GTGGAGTGGAATCCGTACATGACTTCTGGTAGCGCtttattgaacgagcacccacgcaccacctaTATTGGTGGTATCACCTGTTTCGATATCGTGGAGGTCTATTTACCTGAGAGGACAGTGAGGCAGCTCAGTTTTGCTCAGGACATTCCCCCAGCTCCGTTGAGACCTACCTAA
- the LOC130801842 gene encoding uncharacterized protein LOC130801842, which produces MSYTGSQQQYGLGDLQHLQQQLMVARLQELQRQQQLGQFGDAKPSSSVNNLSAFVKHAAGGQIPKLSGPLSASKMVNHNWMHHNVSSSMPGITRGSTNSPSEGLRVNPALQQSEISLYGAPVSSGRGDLGQYSPVQVASYSSVSWLSANSDDKPVSQLPVLNNSYGNQASFQMLNRGFSLQSSPQVKPLPSEYNRTGDQTKDSQITATLDPLEEKILFDTDSGWDSSLSKLAGIDTAEYADGSSCKEYMDSFSSIQSGSWSALMQSAVAEVSSSDTGMQEELSGLSFQNTDSSIGKQPSNNLNALVSSVDSTWADCQQVQGPVPDRCPVNDCIGLNDKNIRGIIRNDNEFNQQAIDSHSFMSTQDITAQKDCKSMGYDLGGKPMAVDMLYKRAAEIYGNQNRYRGENSCDSFNSKMSQAYVAQVGPASLNAEDSGSSARSSHKSHNQDRCISSPGTSSQQENFSLFKTSNAFPTNNNSMIKGKPNLLADAFSKGSPASDVSASFDSQYMPEHDKEILPRDRESIVQIGSDVGQTESQELNMPNVTISQGVVTPDRFSFQSYVPQDSRLVDSGNGQNSQAWWTPSSFGHSFSPLQGASISQSSTGKSNVYGKTGTSNLKSERSSHEGLVSGLRHVNSQLDENHVSKMFDTCTETSQQMSSSFSPAQDYFTLKNASSFDHEYTASLASAVEQSAVIQGKYHPGVKPLNVWMHVPNQKDKIDMPSLIDLPSRNSEMGKDSSVNQQGYVNGRLVQEKLGIVNDGENKVDDNSVTVSNLNKEWIPDIPALQSQQEMHKVPAFAQGYSNGNNVLSDKITHLQIRAQTGSAGYLQKDFLNNRQMLGLGDSVKLNENRKFSGTTTHFNGSDEKNDIQAGVANQIATSEQSIPSFIRLPDNVNSVLSKKRKSAMYDCLPWHKEVMKTSQSFLDISTAEEEWAEATNRLIECVDEAEKIDKLQPVCAKRRLISTTKLMQLIIRPPPPVVLSVDATMSYEIVTYSITKLALADACRSANKIRTDCNMPQENGNMKGNGRMVARISDRATKLFHRIKELETHIGRLNKDVFIMDLLVECQELEKFSVINHFAKYHSRVAGSAATDTASSTSIASSKPFLRRYVSAVPFPENLPQGVQCFSL; this is translated from the exons ATGTCATATACTGGGTCACAGCAGCAATATGGACTCGGTGACTTGCAGCATCTGCAGCAGCAGCTTATGGTTGCACGGTTACAGGAACTTCAAAGGCAACAGCAACTTGGGCAGTTTGGTGATGCAAAGCCATCAAGTTCCGTCAATAATCTGTCTGCGTTTGTGAAACATGCTGCAGGGGGTCAAATTCCAAAGCTAAGTGGGCCCTTAAGTGCATCAAAAATGGTTAACCATAACTGGATGCATCACAATGTCTCTTCATCTATGCCAGGAATAACCCGAGGATCTACTAATTCCCCTAGTGAAGGACTAAGGGTGAATCCTGCTTTGCAACAGTCTGAAATTTCATTATACGGAGCACCTGTATCAAGTGGTAGAGGTGATTTGGGACAGTATTCTCCTGTCCAAGTAGCTTCTTATAGTTCTGTCAGTTGGCTTTCTGCTAACTCAGATGATAAGCCCGTCTCACAATTGCCCGTTTTAAATAATTCCTATGGTAATCAAGCATCTTTTCAGATGTTAAATAGGGGATTCTCTTTACAAAGTTCTCCGCAAGTGAAACCGTTGCCATCAGAATATAACAGAACAGGTGATCAAACTAAGGACTCCCAAATTACAGCTACTTTAGACCCTCTAGAAGAAAAGATCTTGTTTGATACAGACAGCGGATGGGACTCTTCTTTGAGCAAGCTTGCTGGTATAGATACTGCTGAATATGCGGATGGTTCGAGTTGCAAGGAATATATGGACTCTTTTTCTTCCATTCAAAGTGGAAGCTGGAGTGCTCTTATGCAGTCTGCTGTTGCTGAAGTTTCTAGTAGTGACACCGGTATGCAGGAAGAGCTAAGTGGTTTAAGTTTCCAGAACACAGACTCGTCTATCGGCAAACAACCATCGAATAATTTGAATGCTCTTGTGTCATCTGTTGACTCTACA TGGGCGGATTGTCAACAAGTACAAGGTCCTGTTCCAGATAGATGCCCAGTAAATGATTGCATCGGGTTGAATGATAAGAATATTAGAG GCATAATAAGAAATGATAATGAGTTTAATCAGCAAGCTATTGATAGTCATAGTTTCATGTCTACCCAAGATATTACTGCTCAGAAAGATTGCAAGAGCATGGGGTATGACCTAGGTGGTAAACCCATGGCTGTTGATATGCTTTATAAACGAGCAGCTGAAATATATGGGAACCAAAATCGCTATCGAGGAGAAAATTCATGTGACAGCTTTAATTCCAAAATGTCTCAAGCTTATGTAGCTCAAGTGGGTCCTGCATCCTTAAATGCAGAAGACTCTGGATCTTCTGCAAGGAGCAGCCACAAGTCACACAATCAA GACCGTTGCATATCCTCACCAGGAACTAGCAGTCAGCAAGAGAACTTTAGCCTCTTCAAGACTTCCAACGCTTTTCCTACAAATAACAATTCTATGATTAAG GGGAAGCCAAATTTGTTAGCTGATGCATTTTCCAAAGGCAGTCCGGCATCTGATGTATCTGCTTCCTTCGATAG TCAGTATATGCCTGAGCATGATAAAGAAATCCTACCTAGGGATCGTGAAAGTATTGTGCAAATTGGTTCTGATGTCGGTCAGACTGAGTCCCAAGAATTGAATATGCCAAACGTCACTATTTCTCAGGGAGTGGTCACTCCAGACAGATTTTCCTTTCAAAGCTATGTGCCACAGGACTCAAGGCTTGTTGATTCAGGAAATGGACAAAATAGTCAAGCTTGGTGGACACCGTCGTCTTTTGGGCATTCTTTTTCTCCATTGCAAGGAGCTTCTATATCGCAAAGTTCCACTGGCAAGTCTAATGTTTATGGAAAGACTGGTACTTCAAACTTAAAAAGTGAGAGAAGCTCTCATGAAGGTTTAGTATCTGGTCTTCGGCATGTAAACAGCCAGTTAGACGAGAATCATGTATCTAAAATGTTTGACACATGTACTGAGACGAGTCAACAAATGTCCTCTAGTTTTTCTCCTGCTCAAGATTACTTCACATTAAAAAACGCTAGCTCCTTTGACCATGAATATACTGCCTCATTAGCTTCGGCAGTTGAACAGTCAGCAGTAATTCAAGGAAAATATCATCCGGGCGTGAAGCCTCTTAATGTGTGGATGCATGTTCCAAATCAGAAGGATAAGATAG ATATGCCGTCATTGATCGATCTACCTTCCAGAAATTCAGAAATGGGCAAAGACAGTTCTGTAAACCAGCAGGGCTATGTTAATGGTCGGTTGGTTCAGGAGAAACTAGGTATTGTGAATGATGGTGAGAATAAGGTGGACGATAATTCTGTTACTGTATCAAACTTAAATAAGGAGTGGATTCCTGATATTCCAGCGCTGCAATCACAGCAAGAAATGCATAAAGTGCCAGCCTTTGCCCAGGGTTACTCTAATGGGAACAATGTCTTATCTGATAAAATTACCCATCTACAAATTAGAGCTCAGACTGGATCTGCTGGCTATTTGCAAAAGGACTTTTTAAATAATAGGCAGATGCTTGGTCTCGGTGATTCTGTTAAGCTAAATGAGAATCGGAAGTTTAGTGGCACTACCACACATTTTAACGGATCTGATGAGAAAAATGATATTCAGGCAGGTGTGGCTAATCAGATAGCGACCAGTGAACAATCGATACCGTCTTTCATTCGTCTTCCAGATAATGTAAACTCTGTTCTTAGTAAAAAGCGTAAGAGTGCAATGTATGACTGCCTTCCATGGCACAAGGAGGTGATGAAAACTAGCCAGAGCTTTCTAGATATCAG TACTGCAGAGGAAGAGTGGGCAGAGGCTACAAATCGGCTAATAGAG TGTGTGGATGAAGCTGAGAAAATTGATAAATTGCAACCAGTTTGTGCCAAGAGAAGACTCATCTCGACAACAAAGCTCATGCAGCTGATTATTCGACCTCCACCACCAGTCGTTCTTTCAGTAGACGCTACTATGAGTTATGAGATTGTGACATACTCTATTACGAAGTTGGCATTAGCCGATGCATGCAGGTCTGCCAATAAAATAAGAACTGATTGTAACATGCCTCAGGAAAATGGGAACAT GAAGGGGAATGGTAGGATGGTTGCTCGTATTTCCGACAGAGCTACCAAACTTTTTCACAGAATCAAAGAGTTGGAAACCCATATAGGGAG attgaacaaggatgttttcattatgGATCTCCTGGTGGAATGCCAGGAGCTCGAGAAGTTCAGTGTTATTAACCATTTTGCAAAATACCATAGCCGTGTAGCAGGGTCGGCAGCAACTGATACAGCTTCTTCAACCAGCATCGCATCTTCCAAACCATTTCTTCGGAGATATGTAAGCGCAGTTCCATTCCCCGAGAATTTACCCCAAGGGGTACAGTGCTTTTCACTTTAA